A single window of Pyrus communis chromosome 10, drPyrComm1.1, whole genome shotgun sequence DNA harbors:
- the LOC137747718 gene encoding transcription factor MYB1-like — translation MGRKPCCDKEGLNRGAWSAWEDKILTNYIETNGEGKWRDLPQRAGLNRCGKSCRLRWLNYLRPDIKRGNISGEEEDLIIRLHKLLGNRWSLIAGRLPGRTDNEIKNYWNTTLSKKTEQGSDKAPRHERTSTTNSNEYTPKPKPGSKSHQTVQVIRTKAFKCRKVVIPSHLDDHDQMVDRLNVNPGLVPCECPSSSASQDPQEDSPPCGFLIDFNIDDLFISDLLKTENFLQDQIDKCDQEMEDGITKLEDLMGEAMLENSTASVHDHYDDQIFQPNDDHDRVHGLNAISSFLNLEDDHEKWSSN, via the exons atgggaagAAAACCATGCTGTGATAAAGAAGGGCTAAACAGGGGAGCATGGTCAGCTTGGGAAGATAAAATCCTTACCAACTACATTGAAACAAATGGAGAAGGAAAATGGCGAGACCTTCCTCAAAGAGCtg GGTTAAACCGGTGTGGAAAGAGCTGCAGACTGCGATGGTTGAATTATCTGAGGCCTGACATTAAGAGAGGTAACATTTCCGGTGAAGAAGAAGACCTCATCATTAGACTACATAAGCTTCTTGGAAACag GTGGTCATTGATCGCTGGAAGACTGCCGGGACGAACCGACAATGAGATCAAGAACTACTGGAACACCACTCTGAGCAAGAAAACGGAGCAAGGAAGCGACAAGGCTCCTCGTCATGAACGTACTAGTACTACTAACTCAAACGAGTACACACCAAAACCGAAACCAGGATCAAAGTCTCATCAGACGGTCCAGGTGATTCGAACGAAAGCATTTAAGTGCAGAAAGGTTGTCATCCCATCACATTTGGACGATCACGATCAAATGGTTGATAGGTTAAATGTAAACCCTGGTTTGGTCCCGTGTGAATGCCCTAGTTCATCGGCGTCTCAGGATCCACAGGAGGACTCACCTCCTTGTGGTTTTCTAATAGATTTCAATATCGATGACCTTTTCATATCTGATTTATTAAAGACAGAGAATTTTCTCCAAGATCAAATCGATAAATGTGATCAAGAAATGGAAGATGGAATCACCAAGCTTGAAGATTTGATGGGTGAAGCAATGTTGGAAAATTCGACCGCTAGTGTTCATGATCATTACGATGACCAGATATTTCAGCCAAATGATGATCATGATCGTGTCCACGGCCTCAATGCAATTTCATCTTTTCTGAATTTAGAAGACGATCATGAAAAGTGGAGCAGTAATTAG